In a single window of the Jaculus jaculus isolate mJacJac1 chromosome 9, mJacJac1.mat.Y.cur, whole genome shotgun sequence genome:
- the LOC101617157 gene encoding GSK3B-interacting protein-like: METDYNPMELSSMSGFEDSSELNGFEGTDMKDMRLEAEAVVNDVLFAVNNMFVSKSLRSKSLRCADDVAYINVETKERSRYCLELTEAGLRVVGYAFDQVDDHLQTPYYETVYSLLDTLSPAY; the protein is encoded by the coding sequence ATGGAAACAGACTATAATCCCATGGAGCTAAGCAGTATGTCAGGATTTGAAGACAGCTCAGAGCTCAATGGGTTTGAAGGAACAGATATGAAGGACATGAGGCTAGAAGCCGAAGCAGTCGTGAACGATGTTCTCTTTGCTGTTAACAACATGTTTGTCTCGAAAAGCCTGCGCTCGAAAAGCCTGCGCTGTGCAGACGACGTAGCCTACATCAATGTGGAAACCAAGGAAAGGAGCAGATactgcctggagctcacagaagcAGGGCTTAGGGTGGTAGGTTACGCTTTCGACCAGGTGGATGATCACTTGCAGACTCCCTATTACGAAACCGTCTACTCCTTGTTGGACACGCTCAGCCCTGCGTACTGA